The genomic interval ATGATCGTCGGCGCCATCCTCACCGCGCTCAGCATTGTGAAGGAAAAAGAACGCGGTACGATCGAGCAGATTCTCGTCTCGCCGATTCGCCCGTTGGAGATGATGATCGGCAAAATCATTCCATACGTCTTCATCGCCTTGCTCGATCTCGTGATCATCATCACCGCCGGCTATCTCCTCTTCGAGGTCCCGATCAAAGGCAGCCTGTTCCCCTTGGCGGTGTTTGCCATCCTGTATCTGATTAGCTCCCTCGGTGTCGGCGTGTTTGTCTCGACCATCGCCGACAACATGCAGAATGCGATGCTGGCGGCGATCTTTCTGTCGCTGATGCCGGCCGTGTTGCTCTCCGGCTTCGTCTTCCCGCTGGAGAACATGCCGCTGCCGATCCGGATCTTCAGCTACTTATTTCCGGGGCGCTACTTCGTCACGGCGATCCGCGGCATTTATCTCAAAGGTGTCGGACTTGGCGTGCTGTGGCCGGAGGCGGTGTCCCTCATGGTGTTCGGCGTGAGCATCGTGTGGCTGAGCGCGTCGCGCTTCCGCGACACGTTGGAGTGATCGCCATGATCGCCTCGCTCGCCCGCATCTACCGGATCATCTGGAAAGAAGTCATCCAGATCCGTCGCGACCGGCGCATGTTCGGACTGGTGCTGCTGATGCCGGTGATGGAACTGTTCATTTTCGGCTACGTGGTTTCCACCGACATCGACAACATCGACCTGGCGGTGTGCGACTACAGCCATTCGGCGGAGAGCCGCGCCTACGTCGACCAACTCGAGCGCAGCGGCTACTTCCGTGTGCGCGACGACTGCGCGGGGGTCGGCGCGGTCAACCAACTGCTGGATCGCGGTCGCGTGCGCGTGGCGCTCGCCATTCCGCCCGACTTCGCCGAGCGACTGAAACGCCGCCAGCCAGCACAGGTGATGGCCGCCGTCGATGGCAGCAACTCGAACACTGCGATGATCGCGTCGTCGTATCTCGAACAGATCACGCTCACGCAGGCGGTCGACGTCCAGTTCCCCGGCGGCGGTGGGCAGACGCGCCTGGTGCGCCATCCGTTGGTGGCGGTGGAACCGCGCGTCTGGTTCAACCCCGAGCTGCGCAGCGTGAAGTTCATGGTGCCGGGGATCATCTGCGTGCTGCTGATGGAGTCGCTTGTCATCCTCACCGCCATTGCCATTGTGAAGGAGAAGGAGCGCGGCACGATGGAGCAGCTCATCGTCACGCCGATTCGTTCGTACGAACTCATCATCGGCAAGGCCGTACCGTTCATCGGCGTGGGGTACCTCAACGTCGCGGTGGTGATCCTGGTCGGCACCTACTGGTTCGACGTGGCGATCCGCGGCAGCTTGCCGCTGCTGCTCGCGCTCAGCGGCCTCTTCATTCTCACGTGCCTAGGGATGGGCCTGGTGGTGTCGACGATTTCCAACACCCAGCAGCAGGCGTCGATGGCGGGTCAGTTCGTCATTCTGCCGAGCATGTTCTTCTCCGGCTTCATGTTCCCGATCGCCAGCATGCCGCCGCTGGTGCAGAAGTTCACCTACCTGATCCCGCTGCGCTACTACATCGCCATCTCGCGCGGCATCTTCTTGAAGGGCGCGGGCTGGGCCGAGTTGTGGGATGAAGCCGCGGTCCTCGCCGTCTACGGCGTGCTCATCCTCGGCGTGGCGAGCACGTTCTTCCGCAAACAGATTAGGTGAGGTAGGTCCGTCATACCGGCGAAGGCCGGTATCCAGACGGGGGCGTAGGGCGCGATCCTGGATTCCGGCTTTCGCCGGAATGACGAGGTGGGAGGTCACTCCATTGTCATTGCAAAAGTCAGTGAGGCGCGATCAATCACTTCGCAGCGCGTTGTTGCGTGAGCACATACTCGGCAACGGTGCCTACCGGCGCGGTCCACAGCGCATTCGCCGGATCCAACGCGTACGGCAGGAGCTTCTGCAGCATGGCGATGCGCGTCGTCTCGCGACCACTCTGCCCGATCTCGTGGCCAACCAACACCACCCACTGCCCGCGTTCCTTCGCGGTTTCCAAAATCGGCTGGAGCTCTTCGAAGTCCAACCCGTCCATCGCCATGCCGGTGACCTGTGCGAGATCGCAAAAGGCGGGATCGTTCGCGGTTTCGCTTGCCCACTCGCGTCCATACGCAAACATTGCGGCGACCAGCGGGACGTAGCTCTGCGTATTCTGCGCGCGACCGACCGACGTGTGTCCGCACGGATAGGCAAATGACCGCGGCGTCACGCCAAGCAACTCGGCAATGCGGCGATTCGCGCCGTCCACTTCGCGCTGCATCCGCTCCAGGGTGTAGTCCTCGATCGCCAGGTCATTTTTCTTGACCCACGGGAAGTTTCCCGTGCACGGATGATTGAGTGAGTGATTGCCGATCTCGTGACCGGTGCCGACGGCTCGCTTCCAGCCATCGAGCTGCGACTGAACGTTGCTGGGCAACACGTAGAACGTTGCCTTGATTCCGTACCGATCCAACAACGCCATCCCGACGTCGATCTGACTCGCGCGCGCGTCATCGAAGCTCAAGCTCAGTGCCGCGCGCTTGGCGTCGGGCCAGATGAAGGCCGCCGGTTGCGTTGCCCGCTGACACTGAGTCGCTGGCAGAGCGCACACACCAAGCACGAGGAGTGCGAGCCGCCGGCGCGTCACGTTCCCGGAACCGTGACGTGCACGCGCGTCTGACGACTCGGGTTCCCGCCAGCGTCAGAGACGATCACGAAATAATCGAACTCGCTGGTGCGGCAGGTGGCGCCGGGACAGAAAAACGGGTCGAACAAAAGCGGGACAGACCCGGTGCCGCTGGCGGGGCTGATGACGCCGTCGGCGATGTCGACGGTGACTCCGTTGTCGTCGGTTCGGCCCATGTGCCAACTGCTGGCGTTACCGTCCGGGTCGAAGAAGCTGAACGAGAGCGTGAACGGTTGGCCCAGCGCCACTGTGCAAACGTCACTGCCGTTGCAGGTGAATGCCGTCACCACCGGCGCGGGGGCGTTCACTTCCAGACACCAGCCAAGCAAGCTGCCCATATCGTCGACCGCATTGTCGGACACGTTCAGTCGCCACATGCCCGCGACGCTCTGCCCGTCAAACGCGCTCAACGGGTTGTTGGGCTTCACGCTGCCGTCGATTGCGGCCATCGGACTGGTCACGGCGGAGGCCAGACATTGCGTTTCCACGAACCGTCCCGCCTCGTCATCGAGCACGCATGAGATGTTGTTGCCGCTACAGCTCCCGGATGTCGCGGGAACACCCGGCCGATCAAGCAGCACGACGGTCATACCGGTGGTGACGTGAGTGAGCGAGACCTTCAAGTCACCGACCCACGTGTGGTCAATGTCGAGACGGACGTTGAGATCGGCGATCGTGGTCTGATTCGCGATCGTGATCGAGTTGTTGATGCCGGTCGGGTTGTTGTCGGGAATGAGCGCGGGGCTCGACAGGGTATCGCAAAATGGTGCGAGACTCGGGGTCGGCGTCGGGGTACGCGAAGGGGTTGCGGTCCGCGTGGTGGTCTGAGTCACCGAGGGTGTTCGCGTCGACGTGCCACTGGCGGTGGCAGTGGCGGTCACCGTTGGCGTCGGCGACGGGGACGAGGTCGGCGAGTGGCTGGCCGTCGTCGTTGGCGTCGACGATGGAGATGAAGTCGGCGACTCGCCGGCCGTCGCTGTTGGCGTCGATGACGGAGATGAAGTCGGCGACCCGCTGGCCGTCGCGCTCGCCGGGGCCGTGGATGTCGCCGAAGGTGCCTCCGTCTTCGTCCGCTTCGATGGAGGAGTCGGTGTCGTCGCGGTCGCCGACGGTTCCACGGTCTCGGTCCCCGAGGTCATGACGGTCGCCGTCGCGGTGCGCGTGGGCGTACGGGTCGGGGTTTCCGTAGGCGGTTCGGTCGACGTCGCCGATGCCGATGGTGTCACCGTCGGTGACTCGGTTTCAGTTGCGGTTGCCGTCGCCGTCTCGGTCTCCGTGCCCGTTGCGGTCACGGTCGGCGTCACAGTCGGCGCCGGCTGCGCCAGACACAGGAGCAGCAACGAGTCGAGGCACGACGGGAACGTTTCGTCGGCGATGCCGTCGAGATTGGTATCGATGCCGACCATGCCGCCCGCAAGGTAGAGCAGCCGCGACATGCCGCCGGGCGCGTTCACCTTGACCTTGCCGCTGGTCGGACACGGTTGCCCCACCGCCTGGGCCAACGGGGTCAGCGTTTGCAACGTCACCGTGCCGCCGTAACACGCGGCCGTAA from Deltaproteobacteria bacterium carries:
- a CDS encoding ABC transporter permease → MIASLARIYRIIWKEVIQIRRDRRMFGLVLLMPVMELFIFGYVVSTDIDNIDLAVCDYSHSAESRAYVDQLERSGYFRVRDDCAGVGAVNQLLDRGRVRVALAIPPDFAERLKRRQPAQVMAAVDGSNSNTAMIASSYLEQITLTQAVDVQFPGGGGQTRLVRHPLVAVEPRVWFNPELRSVKFMVPGIICVLLMESLVILTAIAIVKEKERGTMEQLIVTPIRSYELIIGKAVPFIGVGYLNVAVVILVGTYWFDVAIRGSLPLLLALSGLFILTCLGMGLVVSTISNTQQQASMAGQFVILPSMFFSGFMFPIASMPPLVQKFTYLIPLRYYIAISRGIFLKGAGWAELWDEAAVLAVYGVLILGVASTFFRKQIR
- a CDS encoding polysaccharide deacetylase family protein → MTRRRLALLVLGVCALPATQCQRATQPAAFIWPDAKRAALSLSFDDARASQIDVGMALLDRYGIKATFYVLPSNVQSQLDGWKRAVGTGHEIGNHSLNHPCTGNFPWVKKNDLAIEDYTLERMQREVDGANRRIAELLGVTPRSFAYPCGHTSVGRAQNTQSYVPLVAAMFAYGREWASETANDPAFCDLAQVTGMAMDGLDFEELQPILETAKERGQWVVLVGHEIGQSGRETTRIAMLQKLLPYALDPANALWTAPVGTVAEYVLTQQRAAK
- a CDS encoding proprotein convertase P-domain-containing protein codes for the protein MRHQRWRSVQRASLAAILLFSPRPAAALIPGDSNLDGRVSAADFTALQRILGGELGNDSADANRDGHITGDDLDATAALLFGGPLTAATPTPTDTATPIASPSPTSTQGASPSATVTRTSTEPFATHTATLTSTPTLSRTATASATPTASLTVAPSHTPGSAAVAESVAGSAVIVANGMTAIPSVVTALVSGLQFGGAASFDDGGAAGSCPLGGSVTRTCPFGDSMLTIKLVGCRIATPSGTATIDGSVKLGTGFCPLVLPPWMATVDVTAVFRDQANNKLLTAKANFTGTVDPQLGGTCKATGANLVLNGTLETLFPSSDDVQVTFANTSVAVTVATFNAACVPVNYSLDFDGPATIATSEAGGGAAATDPPFAVTFGHFVMQQNASANPTVLSIDGDITAACYGGTVTLQTLTPLAQAVGQPCPTSGKVKVNAPGGMSRLLYLAGGMVGIDTNLDGIADETFPSCLDSLLLLCLAQPAPTVTPTVTATGTETETATATATETESPTVTPSASATSTEPPTETPTRTPTRTATATVMTSGTETVEPSATATTPTPPSKRTKTEAPSATSTAPASATASGSPTSSPSSTPTATAGESPTSSPSSTPTTTASHSPTSSPSPTPTVTATATASGTSTRTPSVTQTTTRTATPSRTPTPTPSLAPFCDTLSSPALIPDNNPTGINNSITIANQTTIADLNVRLDIDHTWVGDLKVSLTHVTTGMTVVLLDRPGVPATSGSCSGNNISCVLDDEAGRFVETQCLASAVTSPMAAIDGSVKPNNPLSAFDGQSVAGMWRLNVSDNAVDDMGSLLGWCLEVNAPAPVVTAFTCNGSDVCTVALGQPFTLSFSFFDPDGNASSWHMGRTDDNGVTVDIADGVISPASGTGSVPLLFDPFFCPGATCRTSEFDYFVIVSDAGGNPSRQTRVHVTVPGT